A window of the Lactobacillus amylovorus DSM 20531 genome harbors these coding sequences:
- a CDS encoding GNAT family N-acetyltransferase, whose product MDYTIRPVTTDDVAELQKISRETFKATFDPFTAPDDMAHFLDEDYATDVLISEIENPNSRFFFLLVGDKIAGYLKVNVGDAQKEHLKENALELQRIYLRSNFQHKGLGNVLFDYAEKIARDEKKDYMWLGVYEKNINAQHFYKRHGFKQVGQHVFQVGDDLQIDWLLLKKL is encoded by the coding sequence ATGGATTACACAATTAGACCAGTCACCACTGACGACGTAGCAGAATTACAAAAGATTTCACGTGAAACATTTAAAGCAACTTTTGATCCTTTTACGGCTCCAGATGACATGGCACACTTTTTGGACGAAGATTATGCGACCGATGTCTTGATTAGCGAGATTGAAAATCCAAATAGCCGTTTCTTCTTTTTACTGGTGGGAGATAAAATCGCTGGCTATTTGAAAGTCAATGTGGGGGATGCACAAAAAGAGCATCTGAAGGAAAATGCTCTTGAATTGCAAAGAATTTATTTGCGTTCTAACTTCCAGCATAAGGGACTAGGCAACGTCTTGTTTGATTATGCGGAAAAGATTGCTAGAGATGAAAAGAAGGACTACATGTGGCTTGGCGTGTATGAAAAGAACATCAACGCGCAGCACTTTTACAAGCGTCATGGTTTTAAACAGGTAGGTCAACACGTCTTCCAAGTTGGTGATGATCTGCAAAT
- a CDS encoding MarR family winged helix-turn-helix transcriptional regulator produces MKEGILRQISTIARALDSIANIEFKEMQLNRGQYLYLVRIKENPGIISDHLAGMLNVDRTTTARSIKKLEDNGLIERKNDQQNKKIKHLFVTKKGDELAEKIEKENTYSNELVLTGLNEKQRQELAKLLQQVEDNASENWHFVKNGGKREY; encoded by the coding sequence ATGAAAGAAGGTATTTTAAGACAAATTAGCACGATTGCGCGGGCACTCGATTCAATTGCTAACATTGAATTCAAAGAGATGCAGCTGAATCGCGGTCAGTATTTATATTTGGTTAGAATCAAAGAAAATCCTGGTATTATCTCTGATCATTTGGCAGGGATGCTCAATGTAGATCGCACGACGACGGCACGGAGTATTAAAAAGCTAGAAGATAATGGCTTGATCGAAAGAAAAAATGATCAACAAAATAAGAAGATTAAGCACCTGTTTGTAACTAAAAAAGGTGACGAATTAGCTGAAAAAATTGAAAAAGAAAATACTTATTCAAATGAGCTAGTTCTAACCGGTTTGAATGAGAAACAAAGACAAGAATTGGCCAAACTTTTGCAACAAGTAGAAGATAATGCGAGTGAGAATTGGCACTTTGTTAAAAATGGCGGGAAGAGGGAGTATTAA